Proteins found in one Magnolia sinica isolate HGM2019 chromosome 5, MsV1, whole genome shotgun sequence genomic segment:
- the LOC131246778 gene encoding uncharacterized protein LOC131246778: MKNLYAKSKGKIHPSPSSSSSSSSSSSSSPLSILALLPPAILTIVSLLSLSDREVVAYLILRSLQNPPSFKSKTSTTKCKKPIFDCGCFDCYTSFWIRWDSSPNRELIHQAIEAFEDHLNDLSNKTHKAKPRKRRVSAEKSNKTGSPVPQEALQGHLASHVECSKKTQKGKRKNHRVSAEKAESGGVSDAEPEILEAECNGAAADAGADEVVNGEGEVTGNRLEAVVSVQQLPGGNNRGLVRKVWPDVLGIFNSRLWSLWGPNV, encoded by the coding sequence atgaAGAACCTCTACGCCAAAAGCAAAGGAAAAATCCATCCATCTCCTTCATcttcatcatcgtcatcgtcatcgtcTTCTTCGTCTCCTCTCTCCATCCTTGCTCTCCTTCCTCCCGCCATTTTGACCATcgtctctctcctatctctctcagaCCGCGAAGTAGTGGCCTATCTCATCCTCCGCTCCCTCCAAAACCCTCCCTCTTTCAAGTCCAAAACCTCCACCACCAAATGCAAGAAACCCATCTTCGACTGCGGCTGCTTCGACTGCTACACCTCGTTTTGGATCCGCTGGGACTCTTCCCCCAACCGCGAGCTCATCCACCAAGCCATCGAAGCATTTGAAGATCATCTCAACGACCTCTCCAACAAAACCCACAAAGCCAAACCCCGGAAACGTCGCGTTTCGGCAGAAAAATCCAATAAAACAGGCTCTCCCGTACCCCAGGAAGCTTTACAAGGTCATCTCGCCAGCCACGTCGAGTGTTCGAAGAAAACCCAGAAAGGAAAGCGCAAGAACCACCGCGTTTCGGCCGAAAAAGCGGAGTCGGGCGGTGTTTCGGATGCGGAACCCGAAATATTAGAAGCGGAATGTAACGGTGCTGCTGCTGATGCCGGAGCTGATGAGGTGGTGAACGGAGAAGGGGAGGTCACCGGAAACCGGCTAGAGGCGGTTGTGTCCGTACAACAGTTACCGGGAGGCAACAACCGGGGTTTGGTGAGGAAGGTCTGGCCGGACGTGTTGGGAATATTTAATTCGCGTTTATGGAGCCTTTGGGGTCCGAATGTATGA